The following are encoded together in the Daucus carota subsp. sativus chromosome 5, DH1 v3.0, whole genome shotgun sequence genome:
- the LOC135152719 gene encoding ribonuclease M-like: MPGIWAGNASGMTEDYCYGKDGKPKPRIPDALLERFKARLTISWPPIVQGVPAVNLWRHKYNTHGVCFEDWTPSDYLNFVDRVSLNNITKLLDTNGIKISTTVKYSRSAIEKAIRSKIGDGFNMYLGCQQDETFFT, from the exons ATGCCCGGCATTTGGGCTGGAAATGCCAGTGGGATGACGGAGGACTATTGCTATGGTAAAGATGGCAAGCCGAAACCCCGAATCCCCGATGCCCTG TTGGAGCGATTTAAAGCAAGGCTAACCATATCATGGCCTCCCATAGTACAAGGAGTACCAGCTGTGAATTTATGGCGTCACAAGTACAACACACATGGGGTGTGCTTTGAAGACTGGACGCCTTCTGATTATCTCAACTTTGTGGACAGAGTCAGTCTCAACAACATAACAAAGTTATTGGACACAAATGGTATCAAGATATCAACGACTGTGAAATACTCCAGAAGTGCAATCGAGAAAGCGATTCGAAGCAAAATTGGAGATGGCTTCAATATGTATCTTGGCTGCCAGCAGGATGAGACTTTTTTTACTTGA
- the LOC108220185 gene encoding putative F-box protein PP2-B12 isoform X1 translates to MKKFVYFDPIIAMSECQYIKHVAEPLDYLFEVELGDYFHNDGETRDLEITVREVKSGKPKCGIQIYGMELRPKRESINHYYKSFNVGHSYSKTSIKRRDREMSNEGEEGGDDTNLFSKLPEGLMEQVVSHTSPVDACRLSVVSKSFRSAAGSDAVWERLLPNDYQQYLCRTDFLPCISFASKKDLYLFLTGNPLIDANTKSFFFLDKWTGKKCFTITSLSITLNPEGLWNPTYRETRFVEVFETPPCDDWLEIHGKIRTFMLSPHTSYATYLVYKWETYGGYYFPAENRAPLEAVWTRFGCYFPAENRAPFEASVGSSEDESVKRVVYLHRIIRETGSQYPVGRKDGWLEVELGEYFNKGGKNKDLEISVIDGLNKFGFIMQGIEIRPKHS, encoded by the exons ATGAAGAAATTTGTCTATTTTGACCCTATAATTGCCATGTCTGAATGCCAATATATTAAGCATGTAGCGGAACCACTAGATTATCTGTTTGAAGTTGAGTTAGGTGACTACTTCCACAATGACGGAGAGACCAGGGATCTGGAGATTACTGTTAGAGAAGTAAAAAGTGGAAAACCCAAATGTGGCATACAGATCTATGGTATGGAGCTCCGACCCAAGCGAG AGAGTATTAACCACTACTACAAGTCCTTTAACGTTGGTCATTCATATTCCAAGACGAGTATCAAAAGAAGAGACAGAGAGATGTCAAATGAAGGAGAAGAGGGTGGCGATGACACCAATTTATTCAGCAAGTTACCCGAAGGGTTAATGGAACAAGTTGTGTCCCATACGAGCCCTGTTGATGCGTGCAGGCTATCAGTTGTGTCAAAAAGTTTTCGGTCAGCTGCAGGATCGGATGCAGTTTGGGAGAGACTTTTACCCAATGATTATCAACAATATTTGTGCCGCACGGATTTCTTGCCCTGTATTTCTTTTGCATCCAAGAAAGATTTGTATCTCTTTCTCACTGGTAATCCTCTCATTGATGCCAACACTAAG AGTTTTTTTTTCTTAGACAAGTGGACTGGGAAGAAGTGTTTCACGATAACTAGTCTCTCAATTACACTGAATCCTGAAGGTCTTTGGAACCCTACATATCGTGAAACAag ATTTGTCGAAGTATTCGAAACTCCTCCCTGTGATGATTGGTTAGAAATCCATGGAAAGATAAGGACTTTCATGTTGTCACCACATACGAGTTATGCAACTTATCTTGTATACAAATGGGAGACTTATGGTGGATATTATTTTCCAGCAGAAAATCGAGCTCCTCTTGAAGCTGTCTGGACTAGGTTTGGTTGTTATTTCCCTGCAGAAAATCGAGCTCCTTTTGAAGCTTCTGTCGGGAGTAGTGAAGATGAAAGCGTCAAGCGGGTTGTTTATCTACACCGTATAATTAGAGAAACTGGTAGTCAATATCCTGTGGGGAGAAAAGACGGTTGGTTAGAAGTTGAGTTGGGAGAGTACTTCAACAAAGGAGGGAAAAACAAGGATTTGGAGATAAGTGTGATAGATGGACTCAATAAGTTTGGATTCATAATGCAGGGGATTGAGATTCGACCCAAGCATAGTTAA
- the LOC108220185 gene encoding putative F-box protein PP2-B12 isoform X2, which yields MVWSSDPSETSIKRRDREMSNEGEEGGDDTNLFSKLPEGLMEQVVSHTSPVDACRLSVVSKSFRSAAGSDAVWERLLPNDYQQYLCRTDFLPCISFASKKDLYLFLTGNPLIDANTKSFFFLDKWTGKKCFTITSLSITLNPEGLWNPTYRETRFVEVFETPPCDDWLEIHGKIRTFMLSPHTSYATYLVYKWETYGGYYFPAENRAPLEAVWTRFGCYFPAENRAPFEASVGSSEDESVKRVVYLHRIIRETGSQYPVGRKDGWLEVELGEYFNKGGKNKDLEISVIDGLNKFGFIMQGIEIRPKHS from the exons ATGGTATGGAGCTCCGACCCAAGCGAG ACGAGTATCAAAAGAAGAGACAGAGAGATGTCAAATGAAGGAGAAGAGGGTGGCGATGACACCAATTTATTCAGCAAGTTACCCGAAGGGTTAATGGAACAAGTTGTGTCCCATACGAGCCCTGTTGATGCGTGCAGGCTATCAGTTGTGTCAAAAAGTTTTCGGTCAGCTGCAGGATCGGATGCAGTTTGGGAGAGACTTTTACCCAATGATTATCAACAATATTTGTGCCGCACGGATTTCTTGCCCTGTATTTCTTTTGCATCCAAGAAAGATTTGTATCTCTTTCTCACTGGTAATCCTCTCATTGATGCCAACACTAAG AGTTTTTTTTTCTTAGACAAGTGGACTGGGAAGAAGTGTTTCACGATAACTAGTCTCTCAATTACACTGAATCCTGAAGGTCTTTGGAACCCTACATATCGTGAAACAag ATTTGTCGAAGTATTCGAAACTCCTCCCTGTGATGATTGGTTAGAAATCCATGGAAAGATAAGGACTTTCATGTTGTCACCACATACGAGTTATGCAACTTATCTTGTATACAAATGGGAGACTTATGGTGGATATTATTTTCCAGCAGAAAATCGAGCTCCTCTTGAAGCTGTCTGGACTAGGTTTGGTTGTTATTTCCCTGCAGAAAATCGAGCTCCTTTTGAAGCTTCTGTCGGGAGTAGTGAAGATGAAAGCGTCAAGCGGGTTGTTTATCTACACCGTATAATTAGAGAAACTGGTAGTCAATATCCTGTGGGGAGAAAAGACGGTTGGTTAGAAGTTGAGTTGGGAGAGTACTTCAACAAAGGAGGGAAAAACAAGGATTTGGAGATAAGTGTGATAGATGGACTCAATAAGTTTGGATTCATAATGCAGGGGATTGAGATTCGACCCAAGCATAGTTAA
- the LOC135152720 gene encoding uncharacterized protein LOC135152720, with product PEFKGSADPVAAQTWLKEMEKCFALVPASEDQKTKYASHYLKNEATYWWESELFLEKYFPRFLQDQMELNFLELKQGNMSVVEYENKFAELARFVPTYVETDRQKAKRFQQGLKPWIRSKLAILQLETYAAVPISKAPYRMAPVEMKELAKQLQELLEKGVIRPSVSPWGAPVLFVKKKDGSMRLCIDYRELNKLTIKNRYPLPRIDDLFDQLKGAEYFSKIDLRSGYHQLKIKSEDIPKTAFRTRYGHYEFLVMAFGLTNAPAAFMDLMNRVFKKYLDKFVIVFIDDILIYSKTAEEHAEHLRTALEILRKEKLYAKFSKCEFWLQEVQFLGHIVSREGIKVDPAKIEAIMNWERPKTPTEIRSFLGLAGYYRRFVQDFSRIATPLTKLTRKNEKFIWNEKCEESFQELKKRLVSAPVLSLPDDQGNFVIYSDASYKGLGCVLMQHDKVIAYASRQLKPHEQKYPTHDLELAAIVFALKIWRHYLYGERCEIYTDHKSLKYIFTQKELNMRQRRWLELIKDYDCTIKYQPGKANVVADALSRKERLNVLTVPEELYKEFQKLEIEVRIHEPSRIAIYTMTFQPELLEKIKRCQEEVMDQDVNNYHASIGMPPYEALYGRKCRSPVYWDEVGERKVLGPELVQQTKEVVEIIQKRLIAAQSRQRNYADQFRKNEEFEDGEEVLLKVSPWKGLSRFGKKGKLSPRYVGPFEILRRVGKVAYELALPPQMEHIHNVFHVSMLKKYNPDSKHVIEYEPIELEADLSYVERPVEILDRREKVLRNKVVNLVRVLWRNPKVEESTWELESDMREKGRSGREETVRVRERKGETGMVRASERREAREPPSTATTGFSRRKKVLKEGAIQQTREMSCVL from the exons ccagagtttaagggctcagcagatccggttgcagcccaaacatggctaaaagaaatggaaaagtgttttgcattagttccagcaagtgaggatcagaaaacaaagtatgctagtcattacttaaagaatgaggcaacgtattggtgggaatct gaattgtttttagaaaagtattttcctaggtttcttcaagatcaaatggagttgaactttttagagttgaaacaaggaaatatgtctgtggttgaatatgagaataagtttgcggaattggctaggtttgtgccaACGTATGTAGAGACCGATAGGCAGAAAGCAAAAAGGTTCCAACAAGGTCTGAAGCCTTGGATTAGGagcaagttagctattttgcaatTGGAGACGTATGCGGCAGTG ccaatatccaaagccccgtataggatggcaccagtagagatgaaagaattggcaaaacaattacaagagttattggaaaaaggagtgattaggccgagtgtatccccatggggagcaccagtgttgtttgtaaagaagaaagatggaagtatgaggttatgcatAGATTACAGAGAGCTTAATAAGCTTACTATCAAGAATAGATATCCTTTGCCCCGTATTGACGacttgtttgaccagttgaaaggagcagagtatttttctaagattgaccttaggtcaggataccatcagctcaaaatcaaatctgaggatatacctaagacagcttttagaacaaggtacggtcattatgaatttttagtgatggcttttggattaacgaatgcaccagcagcttttatggatttaatgaatagagtctttaagaagtatttggacaagtttgtgattgtttttatagatgatattctgatatattctaagacagctgaggagcatgcggaacatttaagaacagccttggagatactaagaaaggagaagttgtatgcaaagttttctaaatgtgaattttggttacaagaagttcaatttctaggacacatagtgagtcgggaaggaatcaaggtagatccagcaaagattgaagctataatgaattgggaaagaccaaagacccccacagagatcaggagtttcttggggttagcaggttattatagaaggtttgtacaggatttctcaagaattgcaaccccactgaccaagttaactagaaagaatgaaaagttcatatggaatgagaagtgtgaggaaagttttcaggagttgaagaagagattagtgtcagcaccagtattgtctcttccagatgatcaagggaattttgtgatttatagtgatgcttcttataaaggattaggatgtgtattgatgcaacatgataaagttattgcgtatgcgtctagacaacttaaacctcatgaacaaaagtaccccactcatgacctggagttagcagctattgtatttgcattaaaaatatGGAGACACTATCTGTATGGAGAAAGATGTGAGATTTATACAGATCATAAGAGTTTGAAGTACATCTTTACCCAGAAGGAgcttaacatgagacaaaggagatggctagagttgattaaggattatgattgtacgattaaGTATCAACCAGGAAAAGCCAATGTTGTAGcggatgctttaagtagaaaggagaGGTTAAACGTATTGACTGTGCCAGAGGAATTATACAAGGAGTTCCAAAAATTGGAAATCGAGGTAAGAATTCATGAACCATCAAGGATAGCAATATATACCATGACCTTCCAACCAGAGCtattagaaaagattaagaGGTGTCAGGAAGAAGTAATGGATCAGGATGTAAACAA ttatcacgcaagtattgggatgcctccttatgaagctctttacggacgTAAATGTCGATCGccagtatattgggatgaagtcggaGAACGCAAAGTATTGGGACCAGAATTAGTACAACAAACAAAGGAAGTCGTCgaaattattcagaaacgactaattgcagcacaaagtcgtcaacgaaattatgcagatcaattccggaagaacgaagaatttgaagacggagaagAAGTGTTACTGAAGGTATCACCATGGAAAGGGCTatccagattcggaaagaaaggcaagctAAGTCCCCGATATGTCgggccatttgaaatcttgaggcgtgtaggcaaagtagcatatgaattggcgttacccccacaaatggagcacattcataacgtctttcatgtatcgatgcttaagaagtataatccagattcgaAACATGTGATAGAATATGAGCCGATAGAACTCGAGGCAGATTTATCATATGTAGAAAGGCCAGTGGAAATCCTAGATAGAAGagagaaggtgttaagaaaCAAAGTAGTTAATTTAGTAAGagtattgtggagaaacccgaaggttgaagagtcaacctgggaattagaaagtgatatgcgtgaaaa GGGAAGGTCAGGGAGGGAAGAAACAGTGAGGGTTAGAGAAAGGAAAGGAGAAACAGGAATGGTGCGTGCGAGTGAGAGGAGGGAGGCGAGGGAGCCACCATCGACTGCGACGACGGGGTTCTCGCGGAGGAAGAAAGTGCTGAAAGAGGGGGCAATACAGCAGACGAGGGAGATGAGTTGTGTGTTGTGA